In the Telopea speciosissima isolate NSW1024214 ecotype Mountain lineage chromosome 2, Tspe_v1, whole genome shotgun sequence genome, one interval contains:
- the LOC122652602 gene encoding acid phosphatase 1-like: MRMLWEVLVLMFLAMFSKISGSNGGQMNKPACSRGSSEAAGVVDAESYCFSWRVAVEANNVLGWRTLPPQCMSYVENYMLGGQYERDLDLIMEQISTYLDGIVLSDDGMDAWILDIDDTCLSNLIYYKDNKRFGCDPFDPIDFKKWALKGSCPAIPAVLELFKKLISSGFKVFLLTGRDEAGLGQATLDNLHNQGYLGYERLIMRNGAYKGKSGRVFKPEIRKEIEREGYRIWGNVGDQWSDLIGDCPGARTFKLPNAMYFVP, encoded by the exons ATGCGAATGCTGTGGGAGGTTTTAGTACTAATGTTCTTGGCCATGTTCTCTAAGATCAGCGGCAGCAACGGCGGCCAAATGAATAAGCCGGCATGTTCAAGGGGTAGCAGCGAAGCTGCAGGTGTAGTGGATGCGGAAAGCTACTGCTTTAGCTGGAGAGTAGCAGTGGAGGCCAACAATGTGCTTGGATGGCGAACGCTCCCTCCTCAGTGCATGAGCTACGTGGAAAATTATATGCTTGGTGGGCAATATGAAAGGGATCTGGACTTGATTATGGAGCAGATCTCTACCTACCTTGATGGTATAGTGCTTTCTGATGATGGCATGGATGCTTGGATCCTTGACATCGATGATACTTGCCTTTCTAATCTCATCTATTACAAGGACAACAAGCGTTTTGG GTGCGATCCATTTGATCCAATTGATTTCAAGAAGTGGGCATTGAAGGGAAGTTGTCCTGCAATTCCAGCGGTTCTCGAATTGTTCAAGAAGTtgatttcaagtggttttaaggTTTTCCTTCTTACGGGCAGAGACGAAGCCGGGCTCGGCCAAGCCACCTTGGATAACTTGCATAACCAAGGATACCTCGGCTATGAACGCTTGATTATGAG GAATGGAGCTTACAAGGGAAAAAGCGGGAGGGTGTTCAAGCCAGAAATTCgtaaagaaatagagagagaaggttACAGGATTTGGGGAAACGTTGGAGATCAGTGGAGCGACCTCATAGGGGATTGTCCTGGCGCACGTACTTTTAAGCTTCCTAATGCCATGTATTTCGTCCCctaa
- the LOC122652674 gene encoding dolichyl-diphosphooligosaccharide--protein glycosyltransferase subunit 4A, with translation MIDDQDLGFFANFLGVFIFVLVIAYHYVMADPKYEGN, from the coding sequence ATGATCGATGACCAAGACCTTGGATTTTTTGCCAATTTTCTTGGCGTCTTTATATTTGTTCTTGTAATAGCTTACCATTATGTGATGGCCGATCCAAAATATGAGGGGAACTGA